In Hahella sp. HNIBRBA332, the genomic window CGCGAAACCGGCGCGACGATGCAAACCATCGGTTTGGTGGATGGCGTCAGTTTCACTAACCTGTCTGGAGGCGGCGGCGGGCGCGCCCTGGATGATCTGGTGCGTAACGCGCCCAAGTACTCGGAAACCTTGATGGTGCAGTCCACCCCTCTGATATTACGCAGCCTGACCGGGGTGATCGACAAAGACTTCCGCGATATCACGCCGATCGCCACAGTAATTGCGGAGTATCAGGTGGTGGCCGTGAAAGCGGACTCGCCGATTCAATCAGTTTCACAACTGGCGGACCTGATTCGGGACCATGCCGCGAAAAATCCGATTATCGGCGGTTCATCCAAAGAAAGCCTGGACCACATTACCGCCGCGCTCCTGCTTAAATCCGCCGGCATCGGTATTGATCAAATGCGCTATGTCCCCAGCGATGGCGGCGGCGACGCACTGGAGAAGCTGTATAAGGAAGTGGGCGTCGCCCTGGTGACCGGGTTGGGAGAAGTGATCAATGATTATAAATCCGGCAAACTGCGCCTGCTCGGCGTCACCAGCGACGAGCGTCTGGAAGGCTTTGATATCCCCACAATGAAGGAACAAGGCTACGATCTGGTTTTCGCCAACTGGCGCGGTTTCTTCGGAACGCCCGGCATGCCGGCGCAAGATGTCGCCCAATACGCTGATATGCTGGAAAAGCTGTCGCAGAGCGATCAATGGAAGCAGGTGAGAAGCAAATACGGATGGTCCAACTTTTATCACCGCGGCGACGCCATGCAGCGTTTCCTGGAGAATCAGGAAAAAGATATCCGCGAAGTGTTACTGAGCCTGGGCGTCAAGGTGCGCTGATCTTCTTCTCGATCAGAGTTATGCAAGCGCCGATGGACGTCGGCGCTATTGCGATGGAAACATCTCTTTAGCGACGGACTTTCGCCACCGCCTCAATTTCCACCAACGTGCCCGGCGAGGCCAGCGAGGCGACGCCCACGCCGGTCAGCGCAGGCCGCACGGCTCCCAGGTAACTGGCGAGAATGGGCGCCACTTTCGCCATGTGGTCCGCCAGCTCCCCCCTGACAAATATGCGCACCTGCAGCAGGTTATCGACGGAAGACCCGGCTTCTTTCAGCACGATGCTCAGATTCTCCAGCGCATTCGCTGTCTGAGCTTCAATCGTGTCGTTCTTCAGTTCGTAGTTGGCGTCCCAGTCCACCTGCCCGGACACAAACACCAGCCCCGATTCCGTATCGACCGCCGCTTGCGACAGACCAAAAGGCGAACCGTCATACAGCGCGCTGGGGTTTACTTTACTAATGCTCATAAAGACCTCTAAAACCGACCAATAATGTACAGTCAGAGTAGAGTTTCGAACGCGACTGAGCGATCAAGCAGCCGTTGTAACCGATACAAGCGCCGCTGGATTGACCGCAAAAATCAGGCGCGGGAAATGCGCTGTTTCACGGTACTGAGCACCCACATGATCAGGGGATCGCCCTTGGCGCTGGGATGATAGGTCGCCACCACTTCGTATCCCGGCGGATATTTTCTGAGCGGAATCTCGAATAGCCCTGTGCAAGGCAGCAGCCGTGACGGCATAAAGGCCACCATATCCGTCGCCTTTAAATATTCCTGGGCGATGTGGAACGAAGGCGCTGAAATCGTCACGTTACGGCGCAAACCCTGCTGCTCAAACCAGGCGTCCGCCGACCCGGTGAAGCCGCCAATCCCCGGCGAAGTGACAATAAAGTCACGCTCAACCAGCCGCTCCAGAGCAATCTCTCCCTCGCCCGCCAACCCGGCGTCGGCGGAGACGCAGAGATACCTTTCGGTGAACAATGCCTCGGACAGCAGGCCTTCCGGCACATAGCCATGGGAGGTAAACGCCACATCAATCTCTCCTTGGCGCATTTTCCGGGTCAGGCTGGCGCTTTCGATATTGGCGACCACGACTTTCACCTTGGGCGCAGCCTTTCGTACTTCCGCAACCAACGACGTCACGATGACTTTCTGGGTGTAGTCCGTTGCGGAGATTACCAAGGTCCTTTCCATTTTCGCCAAAGAAAACGCCTCCGGCGCCGGAATCGCATGCAAATGGGTCAGAACCCGCTGGATATGCGGCTCGATCAACTTGGCGTATGGCGTTGGAGCCATGCCATGGCCGGTGCGCACGAATAGCTGATCGCCCAGAATGTCCCGCAGTTTTTTCAGTTGTTGACTGATCGCCTGCTGCGACAGATCGAGTGACTCCGCCGCGGCTGAGATATTGCCGAAGCGATACAATGCGTCCAAGGTTCGCAGATGGTGAATTTCCAGTTTTTCAATCATGCATGCCTCAACAGAGTCCGGGACGCCGCCGCTTGAACAACGGATCTGAAATACTTGCCTGATTGTATGTGCATGACGCGGGGTTGGCGACGCATAATCATTAAAACCTCTGACGACAGGCAATCCGAAATTGAGTTTGTCCCCGGGATCGTTTAGCTTCGTCCGATCTTTTACAGAGTGGCGGTCACATTAGACCAGTCGCTATCGCCGCTCTCAAAGCGGACAGGTGAAGCCTTATTCGCGCCACGTAAACGCCCAGGTGGGTCAACGAAGGATAATTGATTGAAAGATATACTGTCTTATCTCAATGAAGAACAGTTCAAAGCCGTCAACGCCACCGAAGGGGCCACCCTGGTGCTGGCGGGCGCCGGTTCAGGCAAAACCCGCGTGGTCACCTACAAAGCCGCACACCTTATCCTGAATAAAAAAGCGCCGCCGAAGTCCATTATCCTGGTGACCTTCACCAACAAGGCCGCGAATGAGATGAGATCAAGGCTGGGCGAGCTGATTGGCCCCATCGCTAAAACCATCCACATCGGCACCTTTCACAAGCTGTTTCTTGAATTGATCCTGAAACCCAGTTCCGATCGCCCCGTCACGCAGAAATATGGGTACAACCAAACGACGCGCGTGATCAGCGAGCACGAGGCCAAAAGCTTCATCGAATCATTCTGGTCCAATCTGGGCGAGGAACAACAGCGCTTTGTCGCCCGTAACAGCATTTCTCTCAATGAAGTTCTCGCCTGCCTGTCCCGCGCCAGAGCTAACGGCTTTGGCTCAAACGACTATGCGCCGCCAATGGAACTGACCAATCGTGAACGCATGATCGATCGCATCATGATTGCGCTGTGGAAAAACCTGGATGAGGAAAAAAGAAAGCTCAACGCCATTGATGCGGACGATATTCTTTATATCGCCTGCCACGTGCTGAAAGAAGACGCCGAGTTAAGAGACGCGCTGCAATATCATTTGAAGCACTTCATCATAGATGAGTTTCAGGACTGCAATTACCTGCAGTTTGAGGCCATACGCCTGTTGGCCTCCAACTCCGTTTCCATCACTGTCGTCGGCGACTCCAAGCAGTCCATCTATCAGTTCCGGGGCTCGGAGCCAACGGTTTTCCAGGCGTTCCTGGAAGCGTACGACGCTCCCACCATAAGGGTGTTGGACACCAACTACCGGTCCTTGAACAAGCTGGTGCAGCTCAGCAATAAGCTGGCTGACAGCATGCCTCATCGCCTGCAGGAGGACATCGCCATGCGCGCCCACAGAAGCGGCGACGGGATGGTGCAGTTCGCGTCGCCCCTCAATGTGGTGACCGAGTCAAACGAAGTCGCCGCGAATATTCAAACACTATTGAACGCAGGGACGCCGCCTGATGAGATCGCCGTTCTCTACAGGGAGAACAGCCAGCGTCTGCATATCGAGCAGGCGCTGATCGCCCGCCGCATCCCTTATCTGGTTAATGAAGGCGTTCCGCTGATGCGCAGGCGCGGTCCGCGCATGCTTCTGAGTCTGTGTCTTGCGCCCTCCAGCAGCGAAAGCCCGTTGGAGGAGAAGAATCTGGAATACGTCCTCAATAACAGCCGGATTAATCTGCAGTGGCGACACAAGAAGTCCGGCAAATATAAAGACGAGGCGATCTTCAAATATCTGCAGTTTATTTCCGACGCCGATGGCAGCCTCGGGGAAAAGGCGACGGACATCATTCGCGACGTCCGCCTGATCAAGAAGCTGAACAACTGTCCGCCGTCGCAAGCAGAGGAGCAGTTATGGGAAATCCTCCTGCGCCACACCTATTTCAGTCGGGAAGGCATGGAAAGCCTGCCCGCCAAAGTGGTGATTCAGCAGTTATTGGACGGCTTGAAAAAAGGCGTACCCCTGGAACAAAGCGCCGAGGAACTGCTAAAAATAAACAGCGATAAAACCGAGTCGGACAAAATTCATCTCATGACCATTCATGCGTCAAAAGGGACTGAATTCGACACCGTCTTTCTGATCAATGCGACCCTGGCCGAGCATAAAGAGAGAGACGATAACAGGGAGGAAGAACGCCGGGTTTTCTACGTGGCGCTGACTCGGGCCAAAAGCAGACTGCATATCTCCTGCCCGCAATATAATGAGCGTGGGCTACCCTTGCAGCCTTCGCCGTATATTGCAGAACTCAGGCGCGGCTAGCCGCGCAGGCCGCTGGCGGCATATTTTCGATAAATTCAGGAATAACCATGTCATACGAAATTTTTTTTCAGAAATTCGAAAACGGTGAGGCCAGCGTCATTCCGTTTGAAGAAATAAATACCGTACTAAAAAATTATGGTGAGATTATCGAAGACGATTGCGACTTGGCGTTTGTCTCGAAGGTTGGCGAAATCTGTGAACGCGCATACTTATTCGGTGAATCCCGTGACGCCATTTCCGGGATGGTTTTTTTAAGACCAATACAGCATGAACTCCTGCCCCAAATGATTTATGAATTACTATCAATAGAAAACACATGCTTTTTTGGTCCAGGTCTAGACTATCTTCAGGCAAGAACTGACATTTCTTCCCAGTTGCCTGAGTCATTACTTGAAGGCGCAGAATCAGGCC contains:
- a CDS encoding ATP-dependent helicase translates to MKDILSYLNEEQFKAVNATEGATLVLAGAGSGKTRVVTYKAAHLILNKKAPPKSIILVTFTNKAANEMRSRLGELIGPIAKTIHIGTFHKLFLELILKPSSDRPVTQKYGYNQTTRVISEHEAKSFIESFWSNLGEEQQRFVARNSISLNEVLACLSRARANGFGSNDYAPPMELTNRERMIDRIMIALWKNLDEEKRKLNAIDADDILYIACHVLKEDAELRDALQYHLKHFIIDEFQDCNYLQFEAIRLLASNSVSITVVGDSKQSIYQFRGSEPTVFQAFLEAYDAPTIRVLDTNYRSLNKLVQLSNKLADSMPHRLQEDIAMRAHRSGDGMVQFASPLNVVTESNEVAANIQTLLNAGTPPDEIAVLYRENSQRLHIEQALIARRIPYLVNEGVPLMRRRGPRMLLSLCLAPSSSESPLEEKNLEYVLNNSRINLQWRHKKSGKYKDEAIFKYLQFISDADGSLGEKATDIIRDVRLIKKLNNCPPSQAEEQLWEILLRHTYFSREGMESLPAKVVIQQLLDGLKKGVPLEQSAEELLKINSDKTESDKIHLMTIHASKGTEFDTVFLINATLAEHKERDDNREEERRVFYVALTRAKSRLHISCPQYNERGLPLQPSPYIAELRRG
- a CDS encoding RidA family protein; its protein translation is MSISKVNPSALYDGSPFGLSQAAVDTESGLVFVSGQVDWDANYELKNDTIEAQTANALENLSIVLKEAGSSVDNLLQVRIFVRGELADHMAKVAPILASYLGAVRPALTGVGVASLASPGTLVEIEAVAKVRR
- a CDS encoding LysR family transcriptional regulator, whose translation is MIEKLEIHHLRTLDALYRFGNISAAAESLDLSQQAISQQLKKLRDILGDQLFVRTGHGMAPTPYAKLIEPHIQRVLTHLHAIPAPEAFSLAKMERTLVISATDYTQKVIVTSLVAEVRKAAPKVKVVVANIESASLTRKMRQGEIDVAFTSHGYVPEGLLSEALFTERYLCVSADAGLAGEGEIALERLVERDFIVTSPGIGGFTGSADAWFEQQGLRRNVTISAPSFHIAQEYLKATDMVAFMPSRLLPCTGLFEIPLRKYPPGYEVVATYHPSAKGDPLIMWVLSTVKQRISRA
- a CDS encoding tripartite tricarboxylate transporter substrate binding protein, which encodes MSVLKRLPWLVFFLGFSLFAGAKELAFLIPGGEGGGWDTTARETGATMQTIGLVDGVSFTNLSGGGGGRALDDLVRNAPKYSETLMVQSTPLILRSLTGVIDKDFRDITPIATVIAEYQVVAVKADSPIQSVSQLADLIRDHAAKNPIIGGSSKESLDHITAALLLKSAGIGIDQMRYVPSDGGGDALEKLYKEVGVALVTGLGEVINDYKSGKLRLLGVTSDERLEGFDIPTMKEQGYDLVFANWRGFFGTPGMPAQDVAQYADMLEKLSQSDQWKQVRSKYGWSNFYHRGDAMQRFLENQEKDIREVLLSLGVKVR